The Kluyveromyces marxianus DMKU3-1042 DNA, complete genome, chromosome 6 genome window below encodes:
- the RGT1 gene encoding Rgt1p, giving the protein MLSVLSQSETSKPNGLTAQSDNIDHKKRQMDESNTNFTNSSGSSLTPEQTTTTTAAAGANTNRSATTTEAATSTTLTTTEVAGSTPKPTNIQDSNETGFNGNPESRRDSVSSTVSTTADGRRRSKVSRACDQCRKKKIKCDYIEGSENNPDQSCTGCRKIGEKCSFERVPLKRGPSKGYTRSNSQSRERRSSQHRQSLSELSSMKSRIGSASNPIGGINDQQKQEGIEVVMHPGQSATPTGAVSLPPLLQYLPGMNQSTQHVSSPSGLQQPFWKVPYHEYQYQRRPSLDSLASDSSQKGNGKPIPQQQPQLQSLNNVRSNTGPLQSQETMRNQRYYYQSSQDSASEAGSDNRRSSSAIPPLLNPAMQIQQHQPYPYSQFTLAQQQQQQQQQQQQQQQQQQQQQQHPNMHALQSLQQNTMKPQGFLPGGPLGPYSANKALQQPQPQTQLQQPQPQSQSQSQLQSQLQSQAQQQSQQPQIQPDQGHVLKRTDSAASDAMSLNASPMAYNGEPESAPQSPVQKKRKKSNKSSGSKKGKLGQHDLALTNSSLVNYGQVSDVELINTYYEYIHLRFPIIPVNKETLTNEILLVNTQPVSELHEFNAYILLWFRNSLELLIRICRKDKQSEEVLYQQTTFVGAINECFQKIVDVHPRFRDLESQISEKIALIYLVTFIILNYTLALVSYNNSFVLGMSVIIFNELKLWKSFIFGNWDTASAQEKMYLRLYYELNVFDSLQSCSFGVPKLMDLQLDENTVSKLFYDDVSAEGSDKEALKYCVDWDPENVAVIVDNMELGYFLTRLCQSRRSRLNLPLPDVLEKDKNAQRKTIPGLFRTFLYLKRQFTDLLLGLPDSEGKFPEMTSELVTKLSNMVCDLTSSIYDLLKLNLETNLTNCIQPQSQQQSPKDRLSSKNTISPRSNAMSPKAADVGGPSNSGSASASPGPGTVPSHNAEIGTVSPYIIAIFREVSNVVELIKNMPTSLIGCVIGTHTPNFDSQPLVLQLSQCMNNMLQIATFTSSLRPFKIFKYDPNDQTKNNSLAAVPIYKSKIQDSLPTLQTAVTPQQIMMTQFIETAWRLADTEELGWFASNADQDLV; this is encoded by the coding sequence ATGCTAAGTGTTCTTAGTCAAAGCGAAACTTCAAAGCCCAATGGACTAACAGCCCAAAGCGATAACATAGATCATAAAAAGCGACAAATGGACGAAAGTAACACCAATTTCACGAACTCGTCGGGCTCGAGCTTGACACCGGAACagaccaccaccaccactgctgctgctggtgcaAATACAAATAGATCGGCAACAACGACAGAAGCAGCTACATCAACGACACTAACGACAACAGAGGTAGCGGGTTCTACtccaaaaccaacaaacaTTCAGGACTCCAACGAGACTGGTTTCAATGGGAACCCTGAATCAAGACGCGACTCGGTAAGCAGTACCGTATCAACGACGGCAGATGGCAGAAGACGATCCAAAGTAAGTCGTGCATGTGACCAATGtcggaaaaagaaaattaaatGCGACTATATAGAAGGATCAGAAAACAATCCTGACCAGAGCTGTACCGGGTGCCGTAAGATCGGCGAGAAGTGCAGTTTTGAGCGGGTCCCCTTGAAAAGAGGACCGTCAAAGGGTTACACGCGTTCTAATAGCCAAAGCAGGGAAAGAAGATCTTCACAGCACAGACAGTCTTTATCTGAACTGTCGTCGATGAAAAGTAGGATAGGCTCTGCTAGCAATCCAATAGGAGGTATTAATGATCAACAGAAGCAAGAAGGTATTGAAGTAGTTATGCACCCGGGTCAGTCAGCAACTCCAACCGGAGCTGTTTCCCTTCCGCCATTATTACAATACCTTCCTGGCATGAACCAATCTACGCAACACGTTTCATCACCATCTGGTCTACAACAGCCATTTTGGAAAGTACCATATCATGAATACCAGTACCAAAGGAGACCATCCCTTGATTCCTTAGCTAGTGATAGTTCTCAAAAGGGTAACGGGAAGCCAATTCCACAGCAACAACCGCAACTTCAATCCTTGAACAATGTAAGGTCTAACACAGGGCCTTTACAAAGTCAAGAAACAATGCGTAATCAAAGGTACTACTACCAATCATCACAGGACTCTGCCTCGGAGGCTGGATCCGACAATAGGAGAAGCTCATCTGCGATTCCACCGTTACTAAACCCTGCTATGCAAattcaacaacatcagCCATATCCATATTCACAATTTACCCTAGctcaacagcaacaacaacaacagcagcagcagcagcagcagcagcagcaacaacaacagcaacaacaacatccaAACATGCATGCTTTGCAATCATTACAACAAAATACGATGAAACCACAAGGGTTTTTACCGGGTGGACCACTTGGCCCTTACTCAGCGAATAAGGCCCTtcaacaaccacaaccGCAGACACAACtacaacaaccacaaccGCAATCGCAGTCGCAGTCGCAACTACAGTCACAATTGCAATCACAAGCGCAGCAGCAATCACAACAGCCACAAATACAACCTGATCAAGGCCATGTACTAAAAAGAACAGATAGTGCCGCTAGCGATGCTATGTCATTAAATGCTTCTCCCATGGCCTATAATGGTGAACCAGAGTCTGCTCCGCAATCTCCGGTccaaaaaaagaggaaaaaatcTAATAAATCTAGTGGCTCCAAAAAGGGAAAGCTCGGTCAACATGATCTTGCGCTGACGAATTCCTCACTGGTTAACTACGGCCAGGTTTCAGATGTCGAGTTGATCAACACATATTACGAGTATATCCACTTGAGGTTCCCAATAATACCTGTTAATAAGGAGACTTTGACCAATGAAATACTTTTAGTGAACACCCAACCGGTCTCTGAGCTTCACGAGTTCAATGCTTATATTCTCCTGTGGTTCAGGAACTCGCTAGAATTACTTATCAGAATATGTCGTAAGGACAAGCAATCGGAGGAAGTTTTATATCAGCAAACCACTTTTGTTGGTGCCATCAACGAGTGTTTCCAAAAGATTGTCGATGTTCATCCCAGATTCAGAGATTTGGAATCTCAGATTAGTGAGAAGATAGCTTTGATATATCTTGTGACGTTTATCATTCTCAATTACACACTCGCATTGGTGAGCTATAacaattcttttgttcttggaaTGTCAGTGATCATATTTAATGAGCTAAAGCTATGGAAAAGCTTTATATTTGGGAACTGGGACACTGCTAGTGCGCAGGAAAAGATGTATCTCCGTTTGTACTATGAGTTAAATGTGTTTGACTCGTTGCAATCTTGTTCTTTCGGGGTACCTAAGTTAATGGATTTACAATTGGACGAGAATACTGTGTCTAAGTTATTCTATGACGACGTTTCTGCAGAAGGGTCCGATAAAGAGGCACTCAAGTATTGCGTTGACTGGGATCCCGAGAACGTGGCGGTAATTGTTGACAACATGGAGTTGGGATATTTCCTCACGAGGCTATGTCAGTCCAGACGGTCCCGGTTGAATTTGCCCTTGCCTGATGTGCTAGAGAAGGACAAAAACGCACAAAGGAAGACCATTCCTGGTCTTTTCCGCACCTTTTTGTACCTCAAGAGACAGTTCACGgaccttcttcttggattgCCCGATTCTGAGGGTAAATTTCCAGAAATGACCTCCGAGCTTGTCACGAAGCTCAGCAACATGGTGTGTGACTTGACGTCCTCGATTTACGATcttttgaagttgaatCTCGAGACAAACCTGACGAACTGCATTCAACCGCAGTCGCAGCAGCAGTCACCAAAGGACAGACTTTCGTCCAAGAACACCATTTCCCCAAGATCCAATGCCATGTCTCCAAAGGCAGCTGACGTTGGCGGTCCTAGCAACAGCGGTAGCGCTAGTGCGAGCCCCGGTCCAGGCACTGTGCCCAGCCATAATGCTGAGATCGGCACCGTCTCGCCCTACATAATTGCAATCTTCAGGGAAGTCTCCAATGTGGTCGAGCTCATCAAAAACATGCCCACATCGCTAATCGGGTGTGTCATCGGAACCCACACTCCAAACTTCGACTCCCAACCGCTCGTCCTCCAGCTCTCCCAGTGCATGAATAATATGCTCCAGATCGCAACCTTCACAAGCAGCCTACGGCCATTCAAGATTTTCAAGTACGATCCGAATGACCAGACCAAGAATAACTCCCTGGCTGCCGTACCGATCTACAAATCCAAGATCCAGGACTCCCTGCCTACGCTACAGACCGCAGTGACGCCCCAGCAGATCATGATGACCCAGTTCATCGAGACTGCCTGGCGTCTTGCCGACACTGAAGAGCTGGGATGGTTCGCCTCCAACGCCGATCAGGACttagtatag
- the UGP1 gene encoding UTP--glucose-1-phosphate uridylyltransferase yields MSTATVKKHTKTHSTYAFENNTNSVAASQMRNALNKLVDSVTDDAVRSKFENEMDSFFSLFRRYLGEKASGNTLDWDKIKSPSADEVVDYKVIETSQAENVSHLDKLAVLKLNGGLGTSMGCVGPKSVIEVRDGNTFLDLSVRQIEYLNRQYDSDVPLLLMNSFNTDNDTAHLIKKYSANRIRIRSFNQSKFPRVLRDSLLPVPQSCNDQLDSWYPPGHGDLFESLHSSGELDALLAQGREILFVSNGDNLGATVDLKILNHMIETGAEYIMELTDKTRADVKGGTLISYDGQVRLLEVAQVPKEHVDEFKNIRKFKNFNTNNLWINVRAIKRLIESQSLSMEIIPNQKTITRNGHEINVLQLETACGAAIRHFKGAHGVVVPRSRFLPVKTCSDLLMVKSDLFYLEHGTLKIDPSRFGPNPLIKLGSHFKKVSGFNSHIPHIPRIIELDHLTITGNVFLGKNVTLKGTVIIVCSEGQRIDIPNGSVLENVVITGNLQILEH; encoded by the coding sequence ATGTCTACTGCTACAGTTAAGAAACACACGAAGACGCATTCTACGTATGCTTTTGAGAACAACACTAACAGTGTTGCGGCCTCGCAGATGAGGAATGCTTTGAACAAGCTAGTTGATTCTGTGACGGATGATGCCGTGCGTTCGAAGTTCGAGAACGAAATGGACTCGTTCTTTTCGTTGTTCAGAAGGTATTTGGGGGAGAAGGCGAGCGGTAACACGTTGGACTGGGACAAGATCAAGTCGCCTAGCGCTGATGAGGTGGTGGACTACAAGGTAATTGAGACTTCGCAGGCTGAAAACGTGTCTCATTTGGACAAATTGGCggtgttgaagttgaacGGTGGTTTGGGTACGTCCATGGGTTGTGTTGGGCCAAAGTCTGTTATCGAGGTGAGAGACGGGAACACGTTCCTTGATTTGTCTGTGCGTCAAATTGAGTACTTGAACAGACAGTACGACTCTGACGTgccattgttgttgatgaactCGTTCAACACCGACAACGACACTGCGCAtttgatcaagaagtatTCTGCAAacagaatcagaatcagatCTTTCAACCAGTCCAAGTTCCCACGTGTGTTGCGCGACTCCTTGTTGCCAGTGCCTCAGTCTTGTAACGACCAGTTGGATTCGTGGTACCCACCGGGCCACGGTGATTTGTTCGAATCCTTGCATTCCTCCGGTGAATTGGACGCATTGTTGGCCCAGGGCAGAGAGATCTTGTTCGTGTCCAATGGTGACAACTTAGGTGCCACTGTCGACTTGAAGATCTTGAACCACATGATCGAGACCGGGGCTGAGTACATAATGGAATTGACTGACAAGACAAGAGCCGACGTCAAGGGTGGTACCTTGATCTCTTATGACGGCCAAGTCCGTTTGCTAGAAGTCGCGCAAGTGCCAAAGGAACACGTGGACGAGTTCAAGAACATTagaaagttcaagaacttcaacACCAATAACTTGTGGATCAACGTCAGAGCCATTAAGAGACTCATCGAGTCCCAATCATTATCCATGGAGATCattccaaaccaaaaaaccATCACCAGAAACGGCCACGAAATAAATGTGCTCCAACTAGAAACCGCTTGTGGTGCCGCTATTAGACACTTCAAGGGCGCTCACGGTGTCGTCGTTCCAAGATCAAGATTCTTGCCCGTCAAGACTTGCTCAGATTTGCTAATGGTCAAATCTGACTTGTTCTACTTGGAACACGGTACCCTAAAAATTGACCCATCCAGATTTGGTCCTAACCCATTGATCAAATTGGGTTCTCATTTCAAAAAGGTTTCTGGATTCAATAGCCATATTCCACACATCCCTAGGATTATCGAGTTGGACCATTTAACGATCACCGGTAACGTCTTCTTAGGCAAAAACGTCACCTTAAAGGGTACCGTCATCATTGTTTGCTCAGAAGGTCAAAGAATCGATATTCCAAATGGTTCCGTTCTTGAAAACGTCGTTATCACAGGTAACTTACAAATCTTAGAACATTGA
- the TUL1 gene encoding ubiquitin-protein ligase TUL1, which yields MSADNNRIIFFIIILLFFLSSPSGDGVTSQYEFVQLQSLKAQFNHEFELFKNLTYDSNFKNITGLKLSYYDSLQDPLINATYPIPGKDYTSWEPTEKYMMLPQEIIDTVNQDVWNGKKLLFPPNITSNLYGKIDLLENNKYAKIRMPIANFYNPPESLQEEEPAQGEYYLNTDDSGNAGNHGELHNVTWKHGIVDVSIQHLDSVENSLSLSPATVLNGGTEFETDDGHWKILHLNVNFYNKEETEKHSISTKGIYDIWTGKILIMSQSAKFHSLFAFPHYLANNEDEFKQVKRLIEKYWNATNFVDSLSMSNLQHWSDEATTKCEYFGFLQLESWNQFTPDQIRMIDEELKWPLGRPINRSNLPPIRLKNALLYSPDCGVSLKMRDTFGPRYELQIQTIRIHLLLGVLLFLAQIYLLLCQMNHTNTPSSVNKISYWCLFMMNLVDGCLAMLYFLASPLLQELYLPLCISAFACFILASVFEIRYMISVYASQVNEQGVGILTLLRGGSEPHNTVNRIMPDEAAISSSLYGRFFFTLVVSIFILLSSLLWPKGIRMIFEYTVLALLNSYWVPQIYRNAVKGSDPRRRRQNGYQSLQNADSNAIPLLWSFVIGTSVIRLVPIVYVFTYPSNVFRHDKDVRFAVLLSLWMLFQILILYSQDLLGSRWFLPKHVMPDGYHYHKGVPVSILMEYGSEDNTFACPICMVDVPVYVEEKEETHKVDIQSYMVTPCSHVFHTECLENWMSYKLQCPVCRAALPPL from the coding sequence ATGAGTGCAGATAATAATAGgattatatttttcattataaTCCTTctattctttctctcttcacCGAGTGGGGACGGAGTTACTTCCCAGTATGAATTTGTACAGTTACAATCCCTAAAAGCCCAGTTCAACCACGAGTTTGAGCTATTCAAGAATCTTACATATGATTCCAATTTCAAGAACATAACGGGGTTGAAACTCTCCTACTATGATTCATTGCAAGACCCTCTGATCAATGCAACTTATCCAATACCAGGCAAGGACTACACCTCTTGGGAACCAACCGAGAAATATATGATGCTTCCTCAGGAAATCATCGATACGGTTAATCAAGATGTATGGAACGGAAAAAAGCTATTATTTCCTCCTAATATCACAAGCAACCTATATGGTAAGATAGATCTATTAGAGAACAACAAATATGCAAAAATAAGAATGCCGATTGCTAATTTCTACAATCCCCCGGAATCACTTCAAGAGGAAGAGCCAGCACAAGGAGAATATTACTTAAACACCGATGATTCTGGCAATGCCGGAAATCATGGAGAACTTCATAATGTGACCTGGAAACATGGTATAGTGGATGTCAGTATCCAACATTTAGACTCTGTTGAGAATTCATTAAGTTTATCACCAGCAACAGTGCTCAATGGGGGAACAGAGTTTGAGACAGATGACGGACATTGGAAGATCTTACACTTGAACGTTAATTTCTACAATAAGGAAGAAACGGAAAAACACTCCATCTCGACGAAGGGTATATACGATATTTGGACAGGAAAAATCTTAATAATGTCCCAAAGTGCTAAGTTTCACTCCCTTTTTGCATTCCCACATTATTTGGCtaataatgaagatgaatttaAACAAGTCAAAAGGTTAATTGAGAAGTATTGGAATGCCACCAATTTTGTCGATTCGTTGAGTATGTCTAATTTGCAACATTGGTCGGATGAAGCCACGACCAAATGTGAATACTTCGGGTTCTTGCAGCTAGAATCCTGGAATCAATTTACACCAGACCAAATTCGGATGATAGACGAAGAATTGAAATGGCCTTTGGGGAGGCCTATCAACCGTTCTAATTTACCACCAATTCGCTTAAAGAACGCACTATTATATTCCCCAGACTGTGGTGTGTCTCTAAAGATGAGAGACACTTTTGGACCCAGATATGAACtacaaatacaaacaaTCAGAATTCACTTGTTATTGGGTGTGTTACTCTTTTTAGCACAGATATACCTTCTCCTATGTCAAATGAACCATACAAATACCCCTAGTTCTGTTAATAAGATCTCATATTGGTGTTTGTTTATGATGAACCTTGTTGATGGATGCTTAGCAATGCTTTACTTCCTTGCGTCCCCTCTACTCCAAGAACTTTACCTTCCATTATGTATCAGTGCGTTTGCTTGCTTCATTTTAGCAAGTGTTTTTGAGATTCGTTACATGATTTCGGTATATGCTTCACAAGTTAACGAACAAGGAGTTGGTATATTAACTCTACTTCGTGGTGGATCTGAACCACATAATACTGTAAACCGTATAATGCCAGATGAAGCTGCTATTAGTAGTTCCTTATATGGTcggtttttctttaccttGGTGGTCTCcatatttattcttttatCATCGTTACTATGGCCCAAAGGCATTAGGATGATATTTGAATATACGGTACTTGCATTACTAAATTCCTACTGGGTTCCTCaaatatatagaaatgCTGTGAAAGGTAGTGACCCAAGGCGACGTCGTCAAAACGGCTATCAGTCATTACAAAACGCAGATTCGAACGCCATCCCTTTGCTGTGGTCCTTTGTTATCGGAACTTCTGTAATAAGATTAGTTCCTATCGTTTATGTTTTCACATATCCATCAAATGTGTTCCGCCATGACAAGGATGTTCGATTTGCTGTCCTTCTCTCCCTTTGGATGCTTTTCCAAATTCTAATCCTTTATTCTCAAGATCTTCTCGGGTCGAGATGGTTCTTACCTAAACACGTCATGCCAGATGGATATCACTACCATAAAGGCGTTCCCGTATCTATTCTTATGGAATATGGATCTGAGGATAACACATTTGCTTGTCCTATTTGCATGGTAGACGTTCCAGTGTACgttgaagagaaagaagagacgCATAAAGTAGATATACAAAGTTATATGGTGACTCCATGTTCCCATGTATTCCACACGGAATGTCTTGAGAACTGGATGAGTTACAAGCTACAATGCCCAGTGTGTAGAGCAGCGCTCCCTCCACTATAA
- a CDS encoding haloacid dehalogenase superfamily protein, translating to MDGLLINTEDMYTIAVNNILALYGKGTLKWDLKIQLQGLPGPDASRKVIDYYNLPLTFEEFDKLNRKFQAELWPTSEFMPGTAELIAYLKSKSIPIAVCTSSTSDKFHSKTSHLAEAFKKFDVIITGDDSRIPPGRGKPFPDIWNLGLKELNAKFNSHITPEECLVFEDGIPGVRAGKAFGAYVIWIPHVEAVPFISDPSGILEGKGEILSSMTEFEPSKFGL from the coding sequence ATGGATGGTTTACTTATCAATACGGAAGATATGTACACAATAGCTGTGAACAACATATTGGCATTATATGGGAAAGGAACTCTTAAATGGGATTTGAAGATTCAACTTCAAGGGTTACCAGGTCCAGATGCTAGTCGCAAAGTTATAGATTATTATAACCTACCATTaacatttgaagaattcgatAAATTGAACAGGAAATTCCAAGCTGAATTGTGGCCTACAAGTGAATTTATGCCTGGAACTGCTGAGCTCATTGCTTATCTTAAGTCAAAAAGTATTCCAATTGCTGTTTGCACTTCTTCTACCAGCGACAAATTCCATTCGAAGACTTCTCATTTAGCCGAAGCCTTTAAGAAATTTGATGTGATTATTACAGGTGATGATTCTAGAATTCCACCTGGAAGAGGTAAACCATTCCCAGATATTTGGAATCTAGGTTTGAAAGAACTGAATGCTAAATTTAATAGTCATATCACACCCGAAGAATGTCTTGTATTCGAAGATGGTATCCCTGGCGTTCGCGCTGGCAAGGCGTTTGGGGCATATGTCATTTGGATTCCTCATGTAGAAGCTGTTCCTTTTATTAGCGATCCTTCTGGAATTCTTGAAGGTAAAGGTGAAATATTGAGTTCTATGACAGAATTTGAACCATCAAAATTTGGTTTATAG
- the PRS3 gene encoding ribose phosphate diphosphokinase subunit PRS3 → MATNSIKLLAPDVHRNLAELVAKRLGLKLTDCKLKRDPSGEVSFSIGESVRDQDIFIVTQIGSGDVNDRVLELLIMINASKTASARRITAVIPNFPYARQDRKDKSRAPITAKLMADMLTTAGCDHVITMDLHASQIQGFFDVPVDNLYAEPSVVRYIRENVNHKEAIIISPDAGGAKRAAGLADRLDLNFALIHKERARANEVSRMVLVGDVTDKICIIVDDMADTCGTLAKAAEILLENKAKSVIAIVTHGILSGKAIENINNSKLDKVVCTNTVPFEEKMLRCPKLDSIDISSVLAEAIRRLHNGESISYLFKNYPL, encoded by the coding sequence ATGGCTACGAATTCTATTAAGCTATTAGCACCTGATGTGCATCGTAACCTGGCCGAATTAGTGGCAAAAAGGTTAGGATTAAAACTCACAGACTGCAAGTTGAAGCGTGACCCCAGTGGGGAAGTTTCTTTCTCCATCGGAGAGTCTGTGAGAGACCAGGACATCTTCATTGTTACGCAGATCGGATCTGGTGATGTGAATGACCGTGTATTGGAGCTTTTGATTATGATCAACGCTTCCAAGACTGCTTCTGCTAGAAGAATTACTGCGGTAATTCCTAATTTCCCATATGCAAGACAGGACAGAAAGGATAAGTCACGTGCACCAATTACCGCTAAATTGATGGCAGATATGCTAACCACCGCCGGTTGTGATCATGTTATCACTATGGACTTGCATGCTTCCCAAATTCAGGGTTTCTTTGATGTTCCTGTGGATAACTTGTATGCTGAACCATCTGTAGTAAGGTATATCAGGGAAAACGTTAACCATAAGGAAGCTATCATCATATCTCCAGATGCTGGTGGTGCCAAACGTGCAGCAGGTTTGGCTGATCGTTTGGATCTAAACTTTGCGTTAATTCATAAGGAAAGAGCTCGTGCTAACGAAGTGTCTAGAATGGTGCTTGTTGGTGACGTTACTGACAAGATTTGCATCATCGTTGATGATATGGCAGATACTTGTGGTACTTTAGCTAAAGCTGCTGAAATtttgttggaaaacaaGGCTAAATCTGTTATCGCTATCGTGACTCATGGTATTCTATCAGGTAAAGCCATCgaaaatattaataattCGAAACTTGATAAGGTTGTTTGTACAAACACTGTTCCATTTGAGGAAAAAATGTTAAGATGCCCAAAGTTGGACTCTATTGACATTTCTTCAGTTCTAGCAGAAGCCATTCGTCGTCTACATAACGGTGAGAGTATCTCATatttgttcaaaaattACCCCCTATGA
- the ETP1 gene encoding Etp1p has product MEYILLIEVAEGIEECYSFYKTGKKGIPESGDSKSLEAKSTWDYLPMLSLQSTTGSNKVSIESEWSGHGIIRLFKSEHASLGSLDDDKLCRELGDGRMVAMLFIPNYLTINRLLSWFIGDEVTSQTTHLQMIKMNKEKGRFMLLMKFKEQSYARDFMKNFNGKKFNEVDAETCHVVAIKELVFHQGMFSEDKDALPYMLKYPFTSSGTLGNGENKDTLIELPICPVCLERLDSEITGLITTPCQHTFHCKCLDQWKNGNCPVCRYSQLKDTDNQPQPTCRKCNEKNNLWICLICGHLGCGRYNSQHAIRHYEETSHCFAMDLNTKRVWDYAGDNYVHRIVQNEIDGKLVEVGDSSNSNVSKVNKDNHLEYVQVLLSQLESQREYYEALIYDMQQRVEALESNVQENKHTEDTPNPQLIKKLVDEKVSKVQEKLDEEIMINTGLQQNLDHLTQEIENLKLGKAKLLEENEELQSQVSDLMVHFETQAKFAENSELQNSTLVLKPTPGMPSSSTASATEKKKKKKKKKLVKKPL; this is encoded by the coding sequence ATGGAGTATATATTGCTTATTGAAGTTGCAGAAGGAATTGAAGAGTGTTACAGCTTTTATAAAACGGGGAAGAAAGGGATACCAGAAAGTGGTGACAGTAAAAGTTTAGAAGCTAAATCTACGTGGGATTATTTACCAATGTTGAGCTTGCAAAGTACCACCGGCAGTAATAAGGTTTCTATAGAATCGGAATGGAGTGGACATGGGATTATAAGGCTTTTTAAGAGTGAACATGCGTCTTTGGGTAGTCTTGATGACGACAAATTGTGTCGAGAATTAGGCGATGGCCGGATGGTAGCAATGCTCTTTATTCCAAATTACTTGACTATCAACAGGCTATTGTCATGGTTTATAGGAGACGAGGTTACAAGCCAGACAACACACTTACAAATGATAAAAATGAATAAGGAAAAGGGTAGATTTATGCTTTTAATGAAGTTTAAAGAACAAAGTTATGCAAGAGATTTTatgaagaacttcaacGGAAAGAAGTTTAATGAGGTGGATGCTGAAACATGTCATGTCGTTGCAATAAAAGAGTTGGTCTTTCACCAAGGGATGTTTAGTGAGGACAAAGATGCTCTACCTTACATGTTAAAATACCCTTTCACAAGTAGCGGTACTTTGGGGAATGGTGAGAATAAAGACACATTAATAGAGCTTCCAATCTGTCCGGTGTGTCTTGAGCGCTTGGATAGTGAAATTACTGGTTTAATCACTACGCCATGCCAACATACCTTTCATTGTAAATGTCTCGACCAATGGAAAAACGGAAACTGCCCGGTGTGTCGATACTCCCAATTAAAGGATACTGACAACCAGCCACAACCCACATGTCGAAAATGCAATGAGAAGAATAATCTCTGGATTTGCTTGATATGTGGGCACCTAGGATGTGGCCGTTACAATTCACAACATGCAATCCGGCATTATGAAGAGACTAGTCATTGTTTTGCGATGGACTTGAATACTAAGAGAGTCTGGGACTATGCTGGAGATAATTACGTACATCGGATTGtacaaaatgaaatagaTGGGAAGTTGGTTGAAGTTGGTGATTCCAGTAACAGCAACGTGTCCAAGGTCAACAAAGACAATCATTTAGAATATGTGCAGGTTCTTCTATCCCAATTAGAATCGCAACGTGAATATTATGAGGCACTAATATACGATATGCAACAAAGAGTGGAAGCTCTAGAATCCAATGTACAAGAAAATAAGCATACTGAGGATACACCAAATCCCCAATTGATAAAAAAACTGGTGGATGAAAAGGTTAGTAAAGTGCAAGAAAAGTTGGATGAAGAGATTATGATCAATACCGGACTTCAGCAAAACTTAGATCATTTGACTCAAGAGATAGAAAATCTCAAGCTCGGAAAAGCAAAGCTACTTGAGGAGAATGAAGAATTACAATCGCAGGTCAGTGACTTGATGGTTCATTTTGAGACTCAGGCAAAATTCGCGGAAAACTCCGAATTACAAAACTCAACATTGGTTCTCAAACCAACTCCGGGCATGCCATCCTCGTCAACCGCTTCAGCtactgaaaagaaaaagaagaagaaaaagaagaaactagTCAAGAAACCACTGTAG